The following are encoded together in the Pseudomonas xantholysinigenes genome:
- a CDS encoding LysR family transcriptional regulator, which yields MHPAFASLSLAHLRTLDCLLQLKNLSHAAERLGCSQSALSRQLASLREAFDDPLLVRQGRGYVLSEHAEALVEPLRQVLEELNALRQPAAFDPARCERRFCLAASDYVAEHMLPQLVAVLEQEAPGVSLEYRTWQAGQYALLASGEIDLATTLFDESPPNLHGRLLGEDRAVCLMRQDHPLSAQAEVSQQDYLAFKHVRVSGGGDKDSFIDRHLRALGLQRRISLEVPFFSAMVQVVGQGQALATVPEHIAVQLARLHGLAWRPLGFIGHSQRYWVVWHQRLQASAEHRWLRNRVFEVWRQSQFGVQGGHAPAP from the coding sequence ATGCATCCTGCCTTCGCCTCGCTCAGCCTCGCCCACCTGCGCACCCTTGATTGCCTGCTGCAGCTGAAGAACCTCAGCCATGCCGCCGAACGCCTGGGCTGCAGCCAGTCGGCGCTGAGCCGCCAGCTGGCCAGCCTGCGCGAAGCGTTCGACGACCCGTTGCTGGTACGCCAGGGACGTGGCTATGTGCTCAGCGAACATGCCGAGGCGCTGGTCGAGCCGTTGCGCCAGGTACTCGAGGAACTCAATGCCCTGCGTCAACCGGCGGCGTTCGACCCGGCGCGCTGCGAACGGCGTTTCTGCCTGGCCGCCTCCGATTACGTGGCCGAACACATGCTGCCGCAGCTGGTGGCCGTGCTGGAGCAGGAGGCGCCCGGTGTCTCGCTGGAGTACCGCACCTGGCAAGCGGGTCAGTATGCCTTGCTCGCCAGCGGTGAAATCGACCTGGCCACCACCTTGTTCGACGAGTCGCCGCCCAACTTGCACGGGCGCCTGCTGGGCGAGGACCGGGCGGTGTGCCTGATGCGCCAGGACCACCCGCTGAGCGCCCAGGCCGAGGTGAGCCAGCAGGACTACCTGGCGTTCAAGCACGTGCGCGTATCCGGCGGCGGTGACAAGGACAGCTTCATCGACCGCCACCTGCGGGCCCTGGGCCTGCAACGGCGGATCAGCCTGGAGGTGCCGTTCTTCAGTGCCATGGTGCAGGTGGTCGGCCAGGGCCAGGCGCTGGCCACGGTGCCCGAGCATATTGCCGTGCAGTTGGCGCGCCTGCACGGCCTGGCCTGGCGCCCCTTGGGTTTCATCGGCCATAGCCAGCGCTACTGGGTGGTCTGGCACCAGCGCCTGCAAGCCTCCGCCGAGCACCGCTGGTTGCGCAACCGGGTGTTCGAGGTGTGGCGTCAGTCGCAGTTCGGCGTGCAGGGCGGGCATGCGCCTGCGCCATAG
- a CDS encoding YebC/PmpR family DNA-binding transcriptional regulator → MGAQWKAKHRETAANAKGKIMGKLAKEIQIAAKSGADPDMNPRLRLAIVQAKKASMTRETLERAIKKGAGLDGEAVQYHAVSYEGFAPHQVPLIVECLTDNVNRTVAQIRVLFRKGQLGASGSVAWDFNHVGLIEATAEGDADPEMAAIEAGAQDFEDGEEEGSTLFITDTTDLDAVQKALPEHGFTVTSAKIGYTPKNPVSAAGLSAEALAEVEAFLEAIDDNDDVQNVYVGLTD, encoded by the coding sequence ATGGGCGCACAGTGGAAAGCCAAGCATAGAGAAACGGCGGCCAACGCCAAAGGCAAGATCATGGGCAAGCTGGCCAAGGAGATCCAGATCGCCGCCAAGTCCGGCGCCGACCCGGACATGAACCCGCGCCTGCGCCTGGCCATCGTCCAGGCCAAGAAAGCCTCGATGACCCGTGAAACCCTCGAGCGTGCGATCAAGAAAGGCGCGGGCCTGGACGGCGAAGCCGTGCAGTACCACGCTGTCAGCTACGAAGGCTTCGCCCCGCACCAGGTGCCGCTGATCGTCGAGTGCCTGACCGACAACGTCAACCGTACCGTGGCCCAGATCCGCGTGCTGTTCCGCAAGGGCCAGCTTGGCGCCAGCGGCTCGGTGGCCTGGGACTTCAACCATGTCGGCCTGATCGAGGCCACCGCCGAAGGTGACGCCGACCCGGAGATGGCGGCCATCGAAGCCGGTGCCCAGGACTTCGAGGACGGCGAGGAAGAGGGCTCGACCCTGTTCATCACCGACACCACCGACCTGGACGCCGTGCAGAAAGCCCTGCCGGAGCACGGTTTCACCGTTACCTCGGCGAAGATCGGCTACACCCCGAAGAACCCGGTAAGCGCCGCCGGCCTGAGCGCCGAGGCCCTGGCCGAGGTCGAGGCGTTCCTCGAGGCGATCGATGATAACGACGATGTGCAGAACGTCTATGTCGGCCTGACCGACTGA
- a CDS encoding FAD-dependent oxidoreductase: MRPFWLQQALEQEAAAPCPPLTGDTRCDVCIVGGGYTGLWTALMLKEQAPQLDVLLIEADICGAGASGRNGGCALSWSAKYFTLERLFGTQEAVRLVRESEHSIAAIGAFCASNGIDCDYRMDGTLYTATNQAQLGGTDAVIAALQRQGINSFQRLPLAQLQRLAGSERHLEGWYSPAAATVQPGRLVRGLRRVALQRGVRIHEGTAMTGLAHGAPATVRTPGGSIRADRVVLGLNAWMARAFPQFERSVAIVSSDMIITEPCPELLRQIGLDSGVSVLDSRIFVHYYHNTADGRLMLGKGGNTFAYGGRMLPVFDQPSPYQPLLRDSLAEFFPTLAEVPLAASWNGPSDRSVTGLPFFGRLDGQGNVFYGFGYSGSGVGPCHMGGQILSSLALGLDNPWTRSPLVKGPLGQFPPEPVRYLGSLLVRNAIRRKERAEDHGLRPRRLDVRLARFAAAAGKADKG; encoded by the coding sequence ATGAGACCCTTCTGGCTGCAACAGGCCCTGGAGCAGGAAGCGGCGGCGCCATGCCCGCCACTGACCGGCGATACGCGTTGCGATGTCTGTATCGTCGGCGGTGGCTACACCGGGCTGTGGACCGCGCTGATGCTCAAGGAACAAGCGCCGCAACTGGATGTGCTGCTGATCGAGGCGGACATCTGCGGCGCCGGGGCCAGTGGGCGCAACGGCGGCTGCGCGCTGTCGTGGTCGGCCAAGTACTTTACCCTCGAGCGCTTGTTCGGCACGCAGGAGGCGGTGCGCCTGGTGCGCGAGTCGGAGCACAGCATCGCGGCCATCGGCGCGTTCTGTGCCAGCAATGGCATCGACTGCGACTACCGTATGGACGGCACCTTGTACACCGCCACCAACCAGGCCCAGCTCGGCGGCACCGATGCAGTGATCGCGGCTCTGCAGCGCCAAGGAATCAACTCGTTCCAGCGCCTGCCCCTGGCCCAGTTGCAGCGCCTGGCGGGCTCCGAGCGGCACCTGGAAGGCTGGTATTCGCCGGCCGCCGCCACGGTGCAGCCGGGGCGCCTGGTACGTGGTTTGCGCCGGGTGGCGTTGCAGCGTGGGGTGCGCATCCATGAGGGCACGGCGATGACTGGGCTGGCGCATGGCGCGCCGGCCACGGTGCGTACCCCTGGTGGGAGCATTCGCGCCGATCGCGTGGTACTCGGCCTCAATGCCTGGATGGCGCGCGCCTTCCCGCAGTTCGAACGCAGCGTGGCGATCGTCTCCAGCGACATGATCATCACCGAGCCATGCCCGGAGCTGCTGCGCCAGATCGGCCTGGACAGCGGCGTCAGCGTGCTCGACTCGCGGATCTTCGTGCACTACTACCACAACACCGCCGATGGCCGGCTGATGCTCGGCAAGGGCGGCAACACCTTCGCCTATGGTGGGCGCATGCTGCCGGTGTTCGACCAGCCGTCACCCTACCAGCCGCTGTTGCGCGACAGCCTGGCGGAATTTTTCCCAACCTTGGCCGAGGTGCCGCTGGCGGCGAGCTGGAACGGGCCGTCGGACCGCTCGGTGACCGGCTTGCCGTTCTTCGGCAGGCTGGATGGGCAGGGTAATGTGTTCTATGGCTTTGGCTATTCGGGCAGTGGGGTCGGGCCGTGCCACATGGGCGGGCAGATCCTCTCGTCGCTGGCATTGGGCCTGGACAACCCCTGGACCCGTTCGCCACTGGTCAAGGGGCCGTTGGGGCAGTTCCCGCCGGAGCCGGTCCGCTACCTGGGCTCGTTGCTGGTGCGTAATGCCATTCGCCGCAAGGAGCGGGCCGAGGACCACGGCCTGCGGCCGCGCCGGCTGGATGTACGCCTGGCCAGGTTCGCGGCGGCGGCGGGCAAGGCCGACAAGGGCTGA
- a CDS encoding MFS transporter, producing the protein MNQSLGAIKRWRMQIFAITWLAYAAFYFTRKAFSVAKLGIAEDPTFMLDKAAMANLDAIYLAAYAVGQFTWGMLADRFGPRVVVLGGLLISAAAAVVMGSYATFPIFATCMLVQGLAQSTGWAGLCKNIGSFFPSVQRGRVLGLWSSCYAFGGLVASPFAGWWAYTLVGSWHAAFFSSAVVVAAVAVLFFIFQRNKPEDVGLPAVEPEPQSMAPGGNLCSVWAPLREILRNRTVLTLGLAYFMLKPARYAILLWGPVIVFEQMPSVGKVGAAIIPTAFELAGLLGPILIGLASDKLFGARRMPACVISLILLTLTLAGFMAAMHSGSVMLVVALLFVMGLTLYGPDSMISGAAAIDFGTAKAGATAAGFVNGCGSVGAVLGGLLPGYFDSVTVFIIFAGTALFSALVLLPHWNSRPASTPQANDVAPNTGMAIKPLRT; encoded by the coding sequence ATGAATCAATCCCTGGGCGCCATCAAGCGTTGGCGCATGCAGATCTTCGCCATTACCTGGCTGGCGTACGCCGCCTTCTACTTCACCCGCAAGGCGTTTTCGGTGGCCAAGTTGGGCATCGCCGAAGACCCGACGTTCATGCTCGACAAGGCCGCGATGGCCAACCTCGACGCCATCTACCTGGCGGCCTACGCCGTGGGCCAGTTCACCTGGGGCATGCTCGCCGACCGCTTTGGGCCGCGTGTGGTGGTGCTGGGTGGGCTGCTGATCTCGGCCGCCGCCGCGGTGGTGATGGGCAGCTACGCGACCTTCCCGATCTTCGCCACCTGCATGCTGGTCCAGGGCCTGGCCCAGTCCACCGGCTGGGCGGGGCTGTGCAAGAACATCGGCAGCTTCTTCCCGTCGGTACAGCGCGGGCGGGTACTGGGGCTGTGGAGTTCGTGCTACGCCTTTGGCGGCCTGGTCGCCTCGCCGTTCGCCGGCTGGTGGGCCTACACCCTGGTCGGCAGCTGGCATGCGGCATTCTTCTCCAGCGCCGTGGTGGTGGCGGCGGTGGCGGTGCTGTTCTTCATTTTCCAGCGCAACAAACCCGAGGATGTCGGCCTGCCAGCGGTGGAGCCTGAACCGCAAAGCATGGCGCCAGGGGGCAACCTGTGCAGCGTCTGGGCACCTTTGCGCGAGATCCTGCGCAACCGCACCGTGCTCACCCTGGGCCTGGCCTACTTCATGCTCAAGCCGGCACGCTACGCCATCTTGCTGTGGGGGCCGGTGATCGTCTTCGAACAGATGCCGTCGGTGGGCAAGGTCGGCGCGGCGATCATCCCCACCGCCTTCGAACTGGCCGGGCTGCTCGGGCCGATCCTCATCGGCCTGGCCTCCGACAAGCTGTTCGGCGCCCGGCGCATGCCGGCCTGTGTGATCAGCCTGATACTGCTGACCCTGACCCTGGCCGGCTTCATGGCCGCGATGCACAGCGGCAGCGTGATGCTGGTCGTGGCGCTGCTGTTCGTCATGGGCCTGACCCTCTACGGCCCCGACTCGATGATCAGCGGTGCCGCCGCCATCGACTTCGGTACTGCCAAGGCCGGCGCCACCGCCGCCGGCTTCGTCAACGGCTGCGGCTCGGTGGGCGCGGTGCTCGGCGGCCTGCTGCCGGGCTACTTCGACAGCGTCACGGTGTTCATCATCTTCGCCGGCACCGCGCTGTTCTCCGCCCTGGTGCTGCTGCCGCACTGGAACAGCCGCCCGGCCAGTACACCCCAGGCCAACGATGTGGCCCCCAACACCGGCATGGCGATCAAGCCACTGCGTACCTAA
- a CDS encoding LysR substrate-binding domain-containing protein yields MSVSHAQLKAFHAVAEQGSFTRAAQKLFLTQPAVSDQVRKLEERFGVLLFQRNKRSVQLTDLGERLLGVTQRLFACEAEAVELLQDSRALHTGSLTLAVDAPVHVLPQVARFCQRYPGIQVKIETGNTDESLARLFSYQADLALLGRDVDDERLHCVPIRRDPMVAFVSHQHPWASRGAISLADLDDTPLVLREPGSVTRQTLEEEMQRAGLRIRPAIQVEGREAAREAVVVGIGVGVVSAAEFGADARVCALPIVDCQRHLTETLVCLREQRMRRVVATFLEMV; encoded by the coding sequence ATGTCGGTCTCGCACGCTCAACTCAAGGCCTTCCATGCCGTTGCCGAGCAAGGCAGCTTCACCCGCGCGGCACAGAAGCTGTTCCTCACCCAGCCGGCGGTGTCCGACCAGGTGCGCAAGCTGGAAGAGCGCTTTGGTGTGTTGCTGTTCCAGCGCAACAAGCGCTCGGTGCAGTTGACCGACCTGGGCGAGCGGCTGCTGGGGGTGACCCAGCGCCTGTTCGCCTGCGAGGCCGAGGCCGTGGAGCTGCTGCAGGACTCCCGCGCCCTGCATACCGGCAGCCTGACCCTGGCGGTGGATGCGCCGGTGCATGTGCTGCCGCAGGTGGCGCGGTTCTGCCAGCGCTACCCGGGCATCCAGGTGAAGATCGAGACCGGCAACACCGATGAGTCGCTGGCGCGGCTGTTCAGTTACCAGGCCGACCTGGCGTTGCTGGGGCGCGATGTCGATGATGAACGGCTGCATTGCGTGCCGATTCGCCGGGATCCGATGGTGGCGTTCGTGTCGCACCAGCATCCGTGGGCCAGTCGGGGGGCCATCAGCCTGGCCGACCTGGATGACACACCCTTGGTGCTGCGTGAGCCGGGGTCGGTGACGCGGCAGACGCTGGAAGAGGAGATGCAGCGGGCGGGGCTGCGGATTCGGCCGGCGATCCAGGTCGAAGGCCGTGAAGCTGCGCGTGAGGCGGTGGTGGTGGGGATTGGCGTGGGGGTGGTTTCGGCGGCGGAGTTCGGGGCGGATGCGCGGGTGTGTGCGTTGCCGATTGTTGATTGTCAGCGGCATTTGACCGAAACGCTGGTTTGCTTGAGGGAGCAGCGGATGCGGCGGGTGGTGGCTACGTTTTTGGAGATGGTTTGA
- a CDS encoding DUF2784 domain-containing protein — MLYRLAADTLVLFHLSFILLVLFGGLLVLWRRRALLLHLPALAWGLAVEGLHLECPLTDWENHLRHAAGDLGYHGGFVEHYIWPLIYPAGLTPQIQLWLGAVVLTLNLGVYSYVLWRLARRHHE, encoded by the coding sequence ATGCTCTACCGCCTGGCCGCCGACACCCTGGTCCTGTTCCATCTCTCGTTCATCCTGCTGGTCCTGTTCGGCGGCCTGCTGGTGCTTTGGCGCCGCCGCGCCCTGCTACTCCACTTACCCGCCCTCGCCTGGGGCCTGGCCGTGGAAGGCCTGCACCTGGAATGCCCCCTCACCGACTGGGAAAACCACCTGCGCCACGCCGCCGGCGACCTCGGCTACCACGGCGGCTTCGTCGAACACTACATCTGGCCACTGATCTACCCCGCCGGCCTGACCCCACAAATCCAACTGTGGCTCGGCGCCGTGGTCCTGACCCTCAACCTCGGCGTCTACAGCTACGTGCTCTGGCGCCTAGCGCGTCGCCACCACGAATAA